The genomic window GCTTTGCCGAGCTGCTTGGAAAACTCCTTGTTGGTCACCGGGTTGGGCGAGGTGGCGTTGATCGGGCCCTCGACGGCCTCGGTGTCAAGCGCCCAGAGCAGGATGCCGATCTCGTCCCACCGGTGGATCCACGACATGTACTGGTCGCCTCCGGCGATCGGGCCGCCGACGCCGAGCTTGAACGGGGTGAGCAGTTCGGCAAGCAGGCCACCGCGCGGGTCGAGCACGTGGCCGGTGCGGATAGTGGCCACCCGGACGCCAGAGTCGCTGATGGCGTTCGCCGCGGCCTCCCATCGGACGACCACGCCGGCGAGGAAGTCGTCTCCCGGGGCGGCGTCTTCGTAAAGGAGCTCGTCGCCGCGGTCGCCGTAGAAACCGATCGCCGAGCCCGAGATAAAGACCTTTGGAGGGATCGCCACGGTGGCGATCGTGTCCGCGAGATTCTTTGTTGCCTTGATCCTCGTGCGGGCGATCCGGTCCTTGATTTCGTCGTTCCATCGCTGGTTGATCGGCTCGCCGGCGAGGTTGATCACCGCGTCGACTCCGTCCAGGGCCTGCTCCGGCGGACGCTCCATGGTCGGCTCCCACGAATGCCATTCTGCGGTCGGTTGCGCCTTGCTTGCCCGGTCGGGATTGCGGCTGAGACCGATGACGCGGTCACCGCGATCGATCAGGGCATTGACCAGTCCCGAACCGATCATTCCGGAAGCCCCGGTGACCAGAATTGTGCGACCGGAGGCTTCTGGAGCAGTCTTTTTAGGCATGTTGGGTAGTTTAGACCGATCCAAATCTGTGTCGGCAGACGTAAGATGAGTACAGGGAAATGAATCCAGGACGGGACTTTTGGTCCGATCCGGTGTTATGGGAACGATGACCAAGAACGGCAAGGAAGCAGCTATGGCCGAGAAATCAGTTTGTATTTCGACAGGTAGCGCCATCAGGGTAGGCGCGATGCTCGCTCTGGTCTGCGCTTTTTTCGTGGTCCTGGCGGTCGGGCCCGCCGATGCCGGAGCGAAGAAGTGTTTCGGCAAAAAGGTAAACCGCGTGATCTCGGGCGATGGCGGCAAGGTCAAGCTCGATTTCAAGGACGTTGCTTTTGTCTCCGGCAACAACGTCACCGTGATCGGCAAGCCCTTCAGCGTGAT from Thermoleophilia bacterium includes these protein-coding regions:
- a CDS encoding TIGR01777 family oxidoreductase, with translation MPKKTAPEASGRTILVTGASGMIGSGLVNALIDRGDRVIGLSRNPDRASKAQPTAEWHSWEPTMERPPEQALDGVDAVINLAGEPINQRWNDEIKDRIARTRIKATKNLADTIATVAIPPKVFISGSAIGFYGDRGDELLYEDAAPGDDFLAGVVVRWEAAANAISDSGVRVATIRTGHVLDPRGGLLAELLTPFKLGVGGPIAGGDQYMSWIHRWDEIGILLWALDTEAVEGPINATSPNPVTNKEFSKQLGKAVGRPAFVPLPGFAMKAIRGPEFGQVLTEGQRVYPRNAIDHGYEFKQPELAGALAQLLRN